A single Triticum dicoccoides isolate Atlit2015 ecotype Zavitan chromosome 2A, WEW_v2.0, whole genome shotgun sequence DNA region contains:
- the LOC119356402 gene encoding uncharacterized protein LOC119356402: MASPTTPTKSTGAQEEAAARQSLIGISQSIPAAGEALSVKSPNGRTEHGQDDSGAADKSRSMLMSISNQSPEARQPTPCPHSNAA; encoded by the coding sequence ATGGCCTCGCCTACGACGCCGACGAAGTCCACCGGCGCCCAGGAGGAAGCCGCGGCCCGCCAGTCGCTCATCGGGATCTCCCAGTCCATCCCGGCGGCGGGAGAGGCCCTGAGCGTCAAGTCGCCGAACGGCCGCACGGAACACGGGCAGGACGACAGCGGGGCGGCCGACAAGTCCAGGTCGATGCTCATGTCCATCTCCAACCAGTCGCCGGAGGCGCGCCAGCCCACGCCGTGCCCGCACAGCAATGCCGCTTAG